Proteins encoded in a region of the Ornithodoros turicata isolate Travis chromosome 3, ASM3712646v1, whole genome shotgun sequence genome:
- the LOC135388135 gene encoding Y+L amino acid transporter 2-like isoform X2, whose translation MGDSWSPSVLQEGITRRSSSKGDTGAYGTPVAKDDISAIKDGNTVSTCAVEANCADGTVPLQKEMGLFGGTALIIGCVIGSGIFVTPSVVYREAGSVGMDLVIWGLGGLISFIGGLCYAELGSLLPASGGDYAYFCAAGKVLPMGSGMGAFLSAWAQFTVTDPLGAATQGLAFASYVLRPIYHTCNPPYLAVILVTATFIGLTTFINCISTKVSAQVQDLLSSIKCLVLISIILTAAVLSYRVNHLTDVPLFANTNRDPGRITLAIYGALFSYSGWKSVNLVAAEMTDPHRQLPRAIAAGLLTVTVIYILTNVAYFICLDGQEMLRSEAVAVSFAQATWGVKATILVPIFVSISVFGSACAGSFCSSRVVLAASRQGHLPQFLSNVHAESAVPLASTIVRGFLGVVYAIFAGSLDALIEAGVFIDSIFDVLGVVSLFVLRHTMKETPRAYKVPIVLAVVRLLIAMGLVVIPLVSAARYTPYILVLLLLEAGIIYYWLFVDLKLRLPGSDAFNVFVQKVLFSAPCANELEDILAVNKVL comes from the exons ATGG GCGACAGTTGGAGCCCATCCGTGCTGCAGGAGGGAATAACAAGGCGTAGTAGCAGCAAAGGGGACACTG GTGCCTATGGGACTCCCGTGGCCAAGGATGACATTAGTGCAATTAAGGACGGCAATACCGTGTCAACCT GTGCCGTAGAAGCCAACTGTGCAGATGGCACGGTACCGCTACAGAAGGAAATGGGCCTCTTCGGTGGCACGGCCTTGATCATCGGGTGCGTCATTG GTTCTGGTATCTTCGTGACCCCGTCTGTGGTGTACCGAGAGGCCGGTTCCGTTGGAATGGACCTGGTGATCTGGGGTCTGGGTGGCCTCATCTCATTCATAG GTGGCCTATGCTACGCTGAACTGGGAAGCCTCCTGCCGGCGTCTGGAGGGGACTACGCCTACTTCTGTGCTGCTGGCAAGGTTCTGCCTATGGGCTCCGGAATGGGTGCCTTCCTCTCTGCCTGGGCCCAGTTCACTGTCACCGATCCCTTAGGGGCAGCCACACAAGGCCTTGCCTTTGCCAGTTACGTGCTGCGGCCGATCTACCATACGTGCAACCCACCTTACTTAGCTGTAATCCTCGTAACCGCGACCTTCATCG GACTGACGACATTCATCAACTGCATCTCGACGAAGGTGTCGGCACAAGTGCAGGATCTCCTGTCTTCTATTAAGTGCCTCGTACTGATTTCCATAATACTTACAGCAGCGGTATTATCTTACagag TGAACCATCTAACGGACGTCCCGTTGTTCGCAAACACGAACAGGGATCCTGGTCGCATCACTCTAGCCATCTATGGAGCATTATTTTCCTATTCCGGGTG GAAGTCCGTGAATTTAGTCGCCGCCGAAATGACGGATCCTCATCGCCAGTTGCCCCGAGCCATAGCGGCGGGTCTTCTTACCGTCACAGTCATCTACATCCTCACTAACGTGGCGTACTTCATCTGCCTTGATGGACAAGAGATGCTGAGATCGGAAGCTGTGGCTGTGTCCTTCGCCCAAGCTACCTGGGGCGTCAAAGCGACCATCCTTGTACCTATCTTTGTTTCAATCAGTGTCTTCGGTTCTGCCTGCGCAGGCTCGTTTTGCAGTTCGAGAGTTGTACTAGCCGCCTCAAG ACAAGGACACTTGCCACAATTCTTGTCCAACGTTCATGCTGAGTCGGCCGTACCACTTGCGTCGACTATCGTACGAGGCTTTCTCGGAGTAGTCTATGCCATCTTCGCGGGAAGCCTAGATGCCCTCATCGAAGCCGGCGTTTTCATCGACAGCATCTTCGACGTCCTCGGCGTTGTCAGCCTGTTCGTGCTGCGCCACACCATGAAGGAAACTCCGCGAGCATATAAG GTTCCAATTGTGCTCGCAGTCGTGCGACTTCTGATCGCCATGGGGCTGGTGGTAATTCCTCTTGTGAGCGCTGCTAGATACACTCCCTACATTCTAGTGCTGCTCCTTCTAGAGGCAGGAATAATCTACTACTGGCTTTTCGTTGACCTGAAGCTTCGACTGCCTGGTTCGGATGCCTTCAACGTCTTTGTGCAGAAAGTGCTATTTTCCGCACCGTGTGCAAATGAACTCGAAGATATCCTGGCGGTGAACAAGGTGCTCTGA
- the LOC135388135 gene encoding Y+L amino acid transporter 2-like isoform X1: MRGFAGDSWSPSVLQEGITRRSSSKGDTGAYGTPVAKDDISAIKDGNTVSTCAVEANCADGTVPLQKEMGLFGGTALIIGCVIGSGIFVTPSVVYREAGSVGMDLVIWGLGGLISFIGGLCYAELGSLLPASGGDYAYFCAAGKVLPMGSGMGAFLSAWAQFTVTDPLGAATQGLAFASYVLRPIYHTCNPPYLAVILVTATFIGLTTFINCISTKVSAQVQDLLSSIKCLVLISIILTAAVLSYRVNHLTDVPLFANTNRDPGRITLAIYGALFSYSGWKSVNLVAAEMTDPHRQLPRAIAAGLLTVTVIYILTNVAYFICLDGQEMLRSEAVAVSFAQATWGVKATILVPIFVSISVFGSACAGSFCSSRVVLAASRQGHLPQFLSNVHAESAVPLASTIVRGFLGVVYAIFAGSLDALIEAGVFIDSIFDVLGVVSLFVLRHTMKETPRAYKVPIVLAVVRLLIAMGLVVIPLVSAARYTPYILVLLLLEAGIIYYWLFVDLKLRLPGSDAFNVFVQKVLFSAPCANELEDILAVNKVL; the protein is encoded by the exons ATGCGTGGCTTTGCAGGCGACAGTTGGAGCCCATCCGTGCTGCAGGAGGGAATAACAAGGCGTAGTAGCAGCAAAGGGGACACTG GTGCCTATGGGACTCCCGTGGCCAAGGATGACATTAGTGCAATTAAGGACGGCAATACCGTGTCAACCT GTGCCGTAGAAGCCAACTGTGCAGATGGCACGGTACCGCTACAGAAGGAAATGGGCCTCTTCGGTGGCACGGCCTTGATCATCGGGTGCGTCATTG GTTCTGGTATCTTCGTGACCCCGTCTGTGGTGTACCGAGAGGCCGGTTCCGTTGGAATGGACCTGGTGATCTGGGGTCTGGGTGGCCTCATCTCATTCATAG GTGGCCTATGCTACGCTGAACTGGGAAGCCTCCTGCCGGCGTCTGGAGGGGACTACGCCTACTTCTGTGCTGCTGGCAAGGTTCTGCCTATGGGCTCCGGAATGGGTGCCTTCCTCTCTGCCTGGGCCCAGTTCACTGTCACCGATCCCTTAGGGGCAGCCACACAAGGCCTTGCCTTTGCCAGTTACGTGCTGCGGCCGATCTACCATACGTGCAACCCACCTTACTTAGCTGTAATCCTCGTAACCGCGACCTTCATCG GACTGACGACATTCATCAACTGCATCTCGACGAAGGTGTCGGCACAAGTGCAGGATCTCCTGTCTTCTATTAAGTGCCTCGTACTGATTTCCATAATACTTACAGCAGCGGTATTATCTTACagag TGAACCATCTAACGGACGTCCCGTTGTTCGCAAACACGAACAGGGATCCTGGTCGCATCACTCTAGCCATCTATGGAGCATTATTTTCCTATTCCGGGTG GAAGTCCGTGAATTTAGTCGCCGCCGAAATGACGGATCCTCATCGCCAGTTGCCCCGAGCCATAGCGGCGGGTCTTCTTACCGTCACAGTCATCTACATCCTCACTAACGTGGCGTACTTCATCTGCCTTGATGGACAAGAGATGCTGAGATCGGAAGCTGTGGCTGTGTCCTTCGCCCAAGCTACCTGGGGCGTCAAAGCGACCATCCTTGTACCTATCTTTGTTTCAATCAGTGTCTTCGGTTCTGCCTGCGCAGGCTCGTTTTGCAGTTCGAGAGTTGTACTAGCCGCCTCAAG ACAAGGACACTTGCCACAATTCTTGTCCAACGTTCATGCTGAGTCGGCCGTACCACTTGCGTCGACTATCGTACGAGGCTTTCTCGGAGTAGTCTATGCCATCTTCGCGGGAAGCCTAGATGCCCTCATCGAAGCCGGCGTTTTCATCGACAGCATCTTCGACGTCCTCGGCGTTGTCAGCCTGTTCGTGCTGCGCCACACCATGAAGGAAACTCCGCGAGCATATAAG GTTCCAATTGTGCTCGCAGTCGTGCGACTTCTGATCGCCATGGGGCTGGTGGTAATTCCTCTTGTGAGCGCTGCTAGATACACTCCCTACATTCTAGTGCTGCTCCTTCTAGAGGCAGGAATAATCTACTACTGGCTTTTCGTTGACCTGAAGCTTCGACTGCCTGGTTCGGATGCCTTCAACGTCTTTGTGCAGAAAGTGCTATTTTCCGCACCGTGTGCAAATGAACTCGAAGATATCCTGGCGGTGAACAAGGTGCTCTGA